CCGACGATGCATTCCACCGTGGCGGCGACGATCTGGTCGGCGCGGTTGCGGGCGTAGAGCTCACCGCCGAGCACCCCGGCCACGACCAGGGCGAGCACGATGACCACGACCAGCACGACCGACAGCGGATCCGACAGCAGCTTCTTGACCTTCGACACGGCCGACGAGCCCTGCTCGGGTGCCGACGGAACCGGCTGTTCACCCTGAACCGGCTGGTCGGGCGCCGGTGGCTGCGGGGGCAGCTCCTCGGAAGGTGCTGGCGGGGACTGGTCGGTTGGGCGAGCCCAGGGATCGGTCACCCCAGCGATTGTGCCTTACCGGACTGAGCGAACTGTGAGCGGTTCTGCAGCACCGCGATGGTGTCCCGGACCCCGCTGGCGGCCTCGGGGTCGACGTCGAAGACCAGCAACTGCGGGTCCGCGCCGGCCTCGGCGAGGACCTCACCGGTGGGGGAGGCGACCAGGCTGCCGCCGACGCCCGTCGGACCCGCCTTGGCGATCTCGGCACCCGGATACGCCTGGTCCACCGCGGCGATGAAACCCGTCGTGTCCAGCGCGCGGGCCCGGGCCAGCAGTGTCCACTGTTCGAGTTTGCCCGGCCCGGATCCCCACGAGGCGTGCACGGTGATCAGCTGCGCGCCGCGCTGCGCCAGTTCCACGTAGAGCTCCGGGAACCGGATGTCGTAACAGGTGGTCAAACCGACCGTGGTGCCGTCGACGCTGATCGTCACCGGATCGAAACCCGGTGCCACAGTGCGGGATTCGGCGAATCCGAACGCATCGTAGAGGTGGATCTTGTGGTAGTGCGTGTCCACGCCTGCGCCGGTCGCGATCAAGGTGTTGGTGACGCGCCCGTCGTCACCGGGGGCGAACATCCCGGCCACCACGACGACGCCCGCCCGCGCCGCGATCTCGCGCACCTGCGTCGCCCACGGCCCGTCGAGGCTCTCGGCGACCGGGCCCAGCGGCACCCCGAACCGGCACATGGTGGCCTCGGGGAACAGCACCAGCCGGGCGCCCTCATCGGCCGCGCGCCGGGTGAACTCGTCGACCAACGTGAGGTTCGACGACGGGTCTGTGCCGGTGGCGATCTGCGCCAGGGCAATTCGCATGACGACAGCCTAGCGGCGCCGTGGGTACCTAATTCGTGGCCGGCGCCACGGTCGCCCACGGCACCGTGAGCACTCCGTCCCGCATCCGGCGGCGCGGCGGGGCCACGGGATAGCCCTCGTCGCGCAACAGGTCCAACATGGCCCGCCAGCGCACCCGCGGCCCGAACACGCCGTGCCCGGCCGCGCTGGCCCAGGCCCGGTCGGCGGCGCCGAGCAGCGCGTGGATCCGCTGCCCCGCCACGTTGTGGTGGATCAACACCTTGGGCAGCCGTTCGGCCAGGTCCGAGGGCCGCTCGATGCTGAACGGGTCGCAGGCCAGGGTGAAGCTCACCGGCCCGTCGGCGTCGAGCAGCACCCAGCAGCATCGGCGGCCCAGCTCGTCACAGGTTCCGTCGACGATCAGCCCGCCGGGTGTGAGCTGACGCGCCATCGTGGACCAGGCCTCGGGCACCGCCTCGACCGGATACTGCCGCAACACGTTGAACGCGCGGACCAGCACCGGCCGCAACCCGGCCAGCTCGAATCCGCCGAGCGCGAAGTGCACGTCGGTGCCGCCGGCCATGGCCCGCGCGGTGGCCACCCGCTCGGGATGGATCTCCAGGCCGACGACCCGGACGTCGGGGCGCACCGTCTGCAGGCGCGCGGCGAGCTCGAGGGTGGTGACCGGTAGCGCGCCGTATCCCAGATCCACCACCAGCGGATCGGCGGCCGCCCGCAACGCGGTGCGTACCCGGGGCGAGTGCACCAGCCACCGGTCGCTGCGGCGCAGCCGGTTGTACCCGGTGGTGCCCCGGGTGACCGCGCCGACGGGTCTAGACGTGCTCGGAGATCCACTCAGTGGTGAACGCCCCCTCGATCGTGAACACGTCGTTGACCGACTGCAGGACCATGTCTTCGAGCTTGCCCCCGACCAGGGGCATCGGCACCTTGCACGTGCTGTCCGCCCGCAGCCGACTGCCCGCACCGGCCCCGGTGAGCACGTAGCGGCCGTCGAGCCGGCCCGGCGCGTGGGAAACCGACGCCGCATATTGGCCGTTCACCCCGTCCGGATCGAACGGGCCCAGATACTGCCTGCGGGTGATCGCCATGTCGAGCGGGATCACCGACCGCAGGATCGGCGGCAACTCCGCCCGCGGCAGGACCTGGCGGAACTCGACCTCGATGCCGCGTTCGTCGGATCGGAACGCCGTGAGGTCGGATTTACCGGGCGTGAGGTCGTCGTATCGGTCCATCATGGCCTGCCAGTACTCGCGGCGCGCGTACGCCGCATAGACCGTTTCGGCGGGTGCGTCGAACACCATCGTCGTCTGCCGGCGTCGGCTCATGGCTATCGACGGTACCGCCGGGGTCAGCGGTGCTCGGTGATCCACACCGACGTGAAGCGCTGCTCCGCGATCAGCAGCTCGGTGAGCTGCGAGCCGATGAAACTCTCGATCTTGCCGCCCACCAACGGGACCTTCACCTCGACCGTGATCTGCACCGAGAGCCGCGACCCGCCGCCGGTCCCGGCAAGCGTCGCTGTTCCCGACAATGACACGGGCGCTCCCGGGATCGTGCCGGTCACGGCGCCGGCGGCCCGGCCGTCGCGAATCGGTTGCCAGTGCTCCTCGCGCCGGATGTTCAGATCGCCGCGGTGGAACTGCGACACCAGCCCGGGCAGCCGGTTCGAGCGAAGCACCTGGGTGGTGACCACATCGATGCCGCCGTCGCCGGTCACCGTCAGCGCGTCCAGGGTGGTTTCGTCGGCCCCCGAATCGGCGAGCCGGGCCAGCCAATAGCGTTCATCACCGAATGCCCGGTGGACCTGTTCGACGCTGCCTTCGTAGTCGGTGGCCATGTCGAATGATCGCGGCATAGCTGGTCAGGCTACCGTTACGGCCCGTGGTCAGTTCGCATGTTGCCGGTGTCGCAATCGACGAAGCGGTTGCGCTGGCCCCACTCACCACACTGCGTGTCGGTCCGGTCGTCAACCGGGTGCTGACCTGCACCACCACCGATCAGCTCATCGACGTGTTGCGCGCGGTGACCGACCCGATCCTGGTGCTCGCCGGTGGCTCGAACGTGGTGTTGGCCGACGACCTGGCCGACACGATGCCCGACCTCACGGTGGTGCGCGTGGCCAACACCGCGATCACCGTGGAGGGCCACCTGGTGCGCGCCGAGGCGGGCGCGGTGTTCGACGACGTCGTCGTCGCCTCGTTGCAGCACGGGCTGGGCGGGCTGGAATGTCTGTCCGGGATACCGGGATCGGTCGGGGCCACGCCGGTGCAGAACGTCGGTGCCTACGGCGCCGAGGTCGCCGACACCATCAGGCGAGTGCGTCTGCTGGACCGGCGCACGGGCGAAGACCGTTGGGCCGCACCGGAAGAGCTCAAATTCGGCTACCGCACCAGCATCCTGAGACACTCCGACGCGGTCATCGTGCTGGAGGTGGAGTTCGCTCTCTCCGCAGAGGGGGATCCAGCGCACCGCAGCGCACCGCTGCGTTACCGGGAACTGGCCACCGCCCTGGGCGTCGAGCCGGGGGAGCGCGCCGACCCGATGCGGGTTCGCCAGACCGTGCTGCGGTTGCGGGCGGGCAAAGGGATGGTGCTCGACGCGCACGACCACGACACGTGGAGCGTCGGATCGTTCTTCACCAATCCCGTGGTGTCGCAGGCCGAGTTCGAGCGGCTGCAGGCCGCCTTCCGGGCGGACCCGGTGAACGCGGAGGCCGGCCCGGTGCCGCACTACCCCGCACCCGACGGCGTGAAGCTGGCCGCAGGCTGGCTCGTCGAGCACGCCGGCTTCGGGAAGGGATATCCCGGCGAGGGTGCTGCCGCGCGTCTTTCCACCAAACATGCGCTGGCGTTGACCAACCGTGGCGAGGCGAACACTGCCGACGTGATTGCCCTGGCCAGAACGGTGCAGGCCGGGGTCCGGGACCGCTTCGGGATCACTCTGCAGCCCGAACCGATTCTGTTCGGGTGCGATCTGTCGGTACCCTAGGTCCACGTGAGCTCTGGCGGTGATATAGAGGCCGGCGCGCCGTTGTTCAATCGGCGGCGTGCCCTGACGGTGCTGACCGTCGGAGTGGGGGCCGGCCTGCTGGCCGCGTGCTCCGGGGAATCATCGGTTTCGGTACCTGAGGCCGAAGGTCCGGCGGCGCCGACGGTGACCTATGAGCCGGCTGCCGACGCCGAGGATGTGCTGCCGACGGCGCCGGTGGGGGCCAAGGTCGAGAACGGCTGGTTCCAGCGCGTCAGCCTGACCAATGCCAACGGCAAGGTGGTCGCGGGCAAATTCAACAGCGACCGCACCGCGTTCACTGTCACCGAACCCCTCGGCTACGAGGGCACCTACACGTGGGCCGGCTCGGTGGTGGGGCAGGACGGCAAGGCGCAGCCCGTCGAGGGCAAGTTCACCACCGTCGCCCCGCAGAAACAGGTCAACGGTCAGTTTCAGCTCGCCGACGGTCAGGTCGTCGGGGTGGCCGCACCGATCATCCTGCAGTTCGACGCGGCCATCGACGACGAATACCGGGCGACTGTCGAGAAGGCCCTCCAGGTCACCACGACGCCCTCGGTCGAGGGCAGCTGGGCGTGGTTGCCCGATGAAGCCGGCGGCTCGCGTGTGCACTGGCGCAGCCGCGAGTACTTCCCGGCCGGAACCAAGGTCAGCGTCAAGGCCCCGCTGTACGGGGTCAGCTTCGGAGACGGTGCCTACGGCGCGGCCGACTCCACGCTCGACATCGAGGTGGGCCGGCGCCAGGTGGTCAGGGCCGAGGCATCGTCGCACCGCATCCAGGTGCTCGACGGGTCCGGCGCGGTGATCATGGACTTCCCGTGCAGTTACGGCGAAGGCGACCTGGACCGCAACGTCACCCGCAGCGGCATCCAC
The genomic region above belongs to Mycolicibacterium sp. HK-90 and contains:
- a CDS encoding carbon-nitrogen hydrolase family protein codes for the protein MRIALAQIATGTDPSSNLTLVDEFTRRAADEGARLVLFPEATMCRFGVPLGPVAESLDGPWATQVREIAARAGVVVVAGMFAPGDDGRVTNTLIATGAGVDTHYHKIHLYDAFGFAESRTVAPGFDPVTISVDGTTVGLTTCYDIRFPELYVELAQRGAQLITVHASWGSGPGKLEQWTLLARARALDTTGFIAAVDQAYPGAEIAKAGPTGVGGSLVASPTGEVLAEAGADPQLLVFDVDPEAASGVRDTIAVLQNRSQFAQSGKAQSLG
- a CDS encoding class I SAM-dependent methyltransferase, with amino-acid sequence MSGSPSTSRPVGAVTRGTTGYNRLRRSDRWLVHSPRVRTALRAAADPLVVDLGYGALPVTTLELAARLQTVRPDVRVVGLEIHPERVATARAMAGGTDVHFALGGFELAGLRPVLVRAFNVLRQYPVEAVPEAWSTMARQLTPGGLIVDGTCDELGRRCCWVLLDADGPVSFTLACDPFSIERPSDLAERLPKVLIHHNVAGQRIHALLGAADRAWASAAGHGVFGPRVRWRAMLDLLRDEGYPVAPPRRRMRDGVLTVPWATVAPATN
- a CDS encoding DUF2505 domain-containing protein, which translates into the protein MSRRRQTTMVFDAPAETVYAAYARREYWQAMMDRYDDLTPGKSDLTAFRSDERGIEVEFRQVLPRAELPPILRSVIPLDMAITRRQYLGPFDPDGVNGQYAASVSHAPGRLDGRYVLTGAGAGSRLRADSTCKVPMPLVGGKLEDMVLQSVNDVFTIEGAFTTEWISEHV
- a CDS encoding DUF2505 domain-containing protein; translation: MPRSFDMATDYEGSVEQVHRAFGDERYWLARLADSGADETTLDALTVTGDGGIDVVTTQVLRSNRLPGLVSQFHRGDLNIRREEHWQPIRDGRAAGAVTGTIPGAPVSLSGTATLAGTGGGSRLSVQITVEVKVPLVGGKIESFIGSQLTELLIAEQRFTSVWITEHR
- a CDS encoding UDP-N-acetylmuramate dehydrogenase; this translates as MVSSHVAGVAIDEAVALAPLTTLRVGPVVNRVLTCTTTDQLIDVLRAVTDPILVLAGGSNVVLADDLADTMPDLTVVRVANTAITVEGHLVRAEAGAVFDDVVVASLQHGLGGLECLSGIPGSVGATPVQNVGAYGAEVADTIRRVRLLDRRTGEDRWAAPEELKFGYRTSILRHSDAVIVLEVEFALSAEGDPAHRSAPLRYRELATALGVEPGERADPMRVRQTVLRLRAGKGMVLDAHDHDTWSVGSFFTNPVVSQAEFERLQAAFRADPVNAEAGPVPHYPAPDGVKLAAGWLVEHAGFGKGYPGEGAAARLSTKHALALTNRGEANTADVIALARTVQAGVRDRFGITLQPEPILFGCDLSVP
- a CDS encoding Ig-like domain-containing protein, with translation MSSGGDIEAGAPLFNRRRALTVLTVGVGAGLLAACSGESSVSVPEAEGPAAPTVTYEPAADAEDVLPTAPVGAKVENGWFQRVSLTNANGKVVAGKFNSDRTAFTVTEPLGYEGTYTWAGSVVGQDGKAQPVEGKFTTVAPQKQVNGQFQLADGQVVGVAAPIILQFDAAIDDEYRATVEKALQVTTTPSVEGSWAWLPDEAGGSRVHWRSREYFPAGTKVSVKAPLYGVSFGDGAYGAADSTLDIEVGRRQVVRAEASSHRIQVLDGSGAVIMDFPCSYGEGDLDRNVTRSGIHVVTEKYEDFYMTNPAAGYSNIRERFAVRISNNGEFIHANPASSGAQGNSNVTNGCINLSMEDAQQYFNTAIYGDPVEVTGTRLQLSYADGDIWDWAVDWNEWKSMSALSSEDAPTNLPATAPATPTDAPTLSGTPTTTPPPRPAPGG